One Propionispora hippei DSM 15287 genomic region harbors:
- a CDS encoding acyl-CoA dehydrogenase family protein encodes MFTFTEEQEMLRRAVREFVEAEVAPKAQEWDEQDHCPAELFPLLGDMGITGIFVPETYGGVGLGYVERVICLEELARHCAGLAITVMAHQLCMGGVMNYATEEQKQKYLPDLARGRKIGALSLTEATGGSNFMGQTANGEWKDGQWVLNGRKCFITNAHLADLDLWTVVTGKNAKGRPELSAFLIDRGTPGHTPGRAEHKLGMRSSNTGDVSCVNVRVDSSQMLDQRGKGAKVALSTIQEVGRAGMSAISLGILRGCLEESVRFSNERIIYGKPLHHMTNIQFALAENRLDYETARLLTYRAASMKDKGVPCSAEFAMAKYAATEGAIRAAKRTIDLMGGYGVINEYPVGRYLRDALAGSTAGGTSDVLKVVIAGETVKQ; translated from the coding sequence ATGTTTACATTTACTGAAGAGCAGGAAATGCTTCGCCGTGCCGTACGTGAGTTTGTGGAAGCGGAAGTGGCTCCTAAAGCACAGGAATGGGATGAGCAGGATCATTGTCCGGCAGAACTGTTTCCTCTGCTAGGCGATATGGGGATAACCGGGATTTTTGTGCCGGAAACGTATGGCGGCGTAGGCTTGGGCTACGTGGAGCGGGTTATCTGCCTGGAAGAACTGGCCCGCCACTGTGCCGGTCTGGCGATTACGGTGATGGCCCATCAACTGTGCATGGGCGGTGTCATGAACTATGCCACAGAAGAGCAAAAGCAAAAGTATCTGCCTGATTTGGCCAGAGGCAGAAAAATCGGGGCGCTGTCACTGACGGAGGCTACCGGCGGTTCTAATTTCATGGGACAGACAGCTAATGGGGAATGGAAAGACGGTCAGTGGGTGCTCAATGGCCGTAAGTGTTTTATCACCAATGCCCACCTTGCCGATCTTGACCTGTGGACGGTTGTTACCGGGAAAAATGCCAAAGGCCGGCCTGAACTAAGTGCCTTCCTGATTGACCGGGGAACGCCGGGGCATACGCCGGGAAGAGCCGAACACAAACTGGGCATGCGCTCGTCTAACACCGGTGATGTAAGCTGCGTCAATGTCCGGGTGGATTCTTCCCAAATGCTCGATCAACGGGGCAAAGGTGCCAAAGTGGCACTGAGCACCATTCAGGAAGTAGGCCGTGCCGGCATGAGTGCCATTAGTCTGGGGATTCTGCGTGGCTGTCTGGAGGAATCGGTCCGGTTCTCCAATGAGCGGATTATCTATGGCAAGCCGCTGCACCACATGACCAATATCCAGTTTGCCCTGGCGGAAAACCGGCTGGATTATGAGACGGCCCGTTTGCTGACCTATCGGGCTGCGTCCATGAAGGACAAAGGCGTCCCTTGTTCTGCCGAGTTTGCCATGGCCAAATATGCGGCTACCGAAGGAGCAATCCGGGCGGCAAAACGGACCATTGATCTCATGGGCGGTTATGGCGTGATTAATGAATATCCCGTAGGGAGATATTTAAGAGACGCCCTGGCCGGTTCGACTGCCGGCGGGACTTCAGATGTCCTGAAAGTGGTCATTGCCGGTGAAACGGTGAAACAGTAG
- a CDS encoding electron transfer flavoprotein subunit beta/FixA family protein, with product MGLNIAVCIKSVPDPAYYDKISIDPKTKTITRKGIPAIISPGDKHALEAALQLKDQYGGTVTVIGMAPPEAKKELYEALAMGADEAVLLSDRAFAGADTLATSYTLAQGLKRSGDFDMVLTGTESADGATSQVPAQLAECLELPHLWNVKEFSLTEQRQIQAKVKLDAATGEYLVTLPAVLAIAREANKPRYINAFGIVKARGKKLTVLDNRELQADEKKIGQKGSPTWPGDIFIASLSRRGQALTGTPEEIAAGLIEKIRAAGINPVAAKEA from the coding sequence ATGGGACTAAACATAGCGGTGTGTATCAAATCGGTACCCGATCCGGCTTATTACGATAAGATCAGCATTGATCCTAAGACGAAAACTATTACCCGTAAAGGAATTCCGGCCATTATCAGCCCGGGAGATAAGCACGCTTTGGAAGCGGCTCTGCAGTTAAAGGATCAATATGGCGGTACAGTTACCGTCATTGGCATGGCGCCGCCGGAAGCAAAAAAGGAATTATATGAAGCGCTGGCCATGGGGGCTGATGAGGCCGTGCTGTTAAGCGACCGGGCTTTTGCCGGTGCCGACACGCTGGCTACTTCGTACACACTGGCTCAAGGGCTGAAAAGAAGCGGCGACTTTGATATGGTGCTGACGGGAACGGAGAGCGCCGACGGCGCTACCTCCCAGGTACCGGCCCAGTTGGCTGAGTGTCTGGAACTGCCCCATTTGTGGAATGTGAAAGAGTTTTCCCTGACTGAGCAGCGTCAAATACAGGCGAAGGTGAAGCTGGATGCGGCTACCGGCGAATATCTTGTTACTTTGCCAGCGGTACTGGCCATTGCCCGGGAAGCAAATAAACCGCGCTATATCAACGCTTTCGGCATTGTTAAGGCCAGGGGCAAAAAACTGACTGTGCTGGATAACCGGGAACTGCAGGCAGACGAGAAAAAAATCGGCCAAAAGGGTTCGCCAACCTGGCCGGGTGATATTTTTATCGCTTCCCTGTCGCGTAGAGGTCAGGCCCTGACCGGTACACCGGAAGAAATTGCTGCCGGTTTAATTGAAAAAATACGTGCTGCCGGGATCAATCCGGTTGCTGCGAAGGAGGCGTAA
- a CDS encoding electron transfer flavoprotein subunit alpha/FixB family protein yields MTQSYQREDYHGIWVIAEQDGDRVNHVSLELLTKARELKEQGKLTEPVTAVLLGTNLAKFPAKLAEAGAEAVIVVDHSALRYFQNETYALVLKELVGARKPAIVLMGATAAGSDLAPTLGAKLWTGVAAHCVDMKLNDEGNLVAVVPAFGGKVLGDILCPELRPQMATVRPGILGKALCFPHENYQIEHYDPSSALTKDKGLVRALGISYEPVQGVPLEEADVVVAGGFGAATEENWQLVETLASLLGGAVGCTRPPLDEGWARDYQMIGTSGKSVRPKVYIGVGISGATHHVCGMKDAGLVISINKDEKAPIFEVSDIRVIADAATILPLVIESLQKNDEDEVCKLA; encoded by the coding sequence ATGACGCAGAGCTATCAGCGGGAAGATTATCACGGCATATGGGTTATCGCCGAACAGGATGGTGACCGGGTCAACCACGTGAGTCTGGAGCTTTTAACCAAAGCCAGAGAATTAAAAGAACAGGGCAAGCTTACCGAACCGGTAACTGCCGTGCTGCTGGGAACCAATCTGGCCAAATTTCCGGCCAAACTGGCCGAAGCCGGCGCGGAAGCCGTGATTGTTGTGGATCATAGCGCATTACGCTATTTCCAGAATGAAACCTATGCCTTGGTGCTTAAAGAACTGGTGGGGGCAAGAAAACCGGCAATCGTTCTGATGGGCGCCACGGCAGCCGGTTCTGATTTGGCGCCTACCTTGGGCGCTAAATTGTGGACCGGCGTAGCCGCTCACTGCGTGGATATGAAATTAAACGATGAAGGTAATTTGGTGGCCGTGGTGCCGGCTTTTGGCGGCAAAGTATTGGGCGACATTCTGTGTCCCGAACTCCGGCCGCAAATGGCAACTGTTCGTCCCGGCATTTTGGGCAAAGCGCTTTGCTTCCCCCATGAGAACTATCAGATAGAACATTATGATCCCTCGTCTGCCTTGACTAAGGACAAAGGCCTGGTACGGGCGCTGGGCATCAGCTATGAACCGGTGCAGGGCGTTCCATTGGAAGAAGCGGACGTGGTAGTGGCCGGCGGTTTTGGCGCAGCTACCGAAGAAAACTGGCAGTTGGTGGAAACGCTGGCCAGCTTGCTGGGCGGCGCCGTGGGCTGCACCAGACCGCCCCTGGATGAAGGCTGGGCCAGGGATTATCAGATGATCGGCACCAGCGGCAAATCGGTTCGTCCCAAAGTATATATCGGCGTAGGCATCTCCGGCGCCACCCACCATGTTTGCGGGATGAAGGACGCCGGGCTGGTTATTTCCATCAATAAAGATGAAAAGGCTCCTATCTTCGAAGTGTCCGATATTCGTGTTATTGCCGATGCCGCGACTATTCTGCCGCTGGTTATTGAAAGCTTGCAAAAAAATGATGAAGATGAGGTCTGCAAGCTTGCCTGA
- a CDS encoding acyl-CoA dehydrogenase family protein — MQFELSKEQEAWRRLSQKFAVKYIAPTVQERDEAEEFSRSLYDELGLLGLTGICFPEKYGGRGGDCLSYILAAEELAKVDDSLAVSLSASVMLCQWPLYQYGTEDQKERYLKLLAEGKKLGAFALTEPQAGTDAAGQQTTATRQGDGYRLRGNKIFITNGGEAETYVVFAMTDKSKGIKGISAFILEKGMPGFTFGKTERKLGIRSSVTRELIFQDVYVPGENLLGAEGQGFKIAMTTLDGGRVSVAAQALGIAQAALDYALAYAKQREQFGKPVVANQGISFLLADMATRVEAARLLTYQAAAARDLGKSCAKEAAMAKLFASDIAMAAATDAVQIFGGYGYRREFPVERLLRDAKITQIFEGTNQVQRMVIAGALLKD; from the coding sequence ATGCAGTTTGAGCTGAGCAAGGAACAAGAAGCATGGCGCCGGTTGAGTCAGAAGTTTGCTGTGAAATATATTGCTCCTACCGTTCAGGAACGGGATGAGGCGGAGGAGTTTTCCCGCTCTTTGTATGATGAGCTGGGACTGCTGGGGCTTACCGGGATTTGTTTTCCGGAAAAGTATGGCGGTCGTGGCGGCGATTGCCTCAGCTATATCCTGGCGGCAGAAGAATTGGCCAAGGTGGATGACAGCCTGGCGGTGTCACTTTCAGCTTCCGTTATGCTTTGCCAATGGCCGCTTTACCAATATGGCACGGAAGACCAAAAGGAACGTTATCTGAAACTGCTGGCGGAAGGCAAGAAGCTGGGGGCTTTTGCGCTGACCGAACCGCAGGCAGGTACTGATGCGGCCGGGCAGCAGACCACAGCCACCCGCCAGGGCGACGGCTACCGGCTGCGGGGCAATAAGATTTTCATTACCAATGGCGGTGAGGCGGAAACCTACGTCGTATTCGCCATGACTGATAAAAGCAAGGGAATCAAAGGCATCAGTGCTTTTATTCTGGAAAAGGGCATGCCTGGCTTTACCTTTGGTAAAACCGAACGAAAGCTGGGCATCCGCAGTTCGGTGACCAGGGAATTGATTTTCCAGGATGTCTATGTACCCGGGGAGAATTTGCTGGGAGCCGAAGGGCAGGGCTTTAAGATCGCCATGACGACGCTGGATGGCGGACGCGTCAGCGTGGCGGCTCAGGCGCTGGGGATCGCCCAGGCCGCGCTGGATTATGCGTTGGCCTATGCCAAGCAAAGAGAACAGTTTGGCAAACCGGTCGTTGCCAATCAGGGGATTTCCTTCTTATTAGCCGATATGGCGACGAGAGTGGAGGCGGCGCGGCTGCTTACTTATCAGGCGGCGGCCGCCAGAGACTTGGGGAAGTCCTGCGCCAAGGAGGCGGCGATGGCTAAGCTGTTTGCCTCCGACATTGCTATGGCGGCAGCTACTGATGCAGTGCAGATTTTTGGCGGCTATGGCTATCGGCGGGAATTTCCGGTGGAACGTCTGTTGCGCGATGCTAAAATCACCCAGATATTTGAGGGAACCAACCAGGTGCAGCGAATGGTTATTGCCGGTGCGCTGCTGAAAGACTGA
- a CDS encoding aldehyde dehydrogenase family protein: MEGTIDILMAKAKAAQSAIEDYTQEEIDQLVRVIGQVVYDNAEMLAREAVDETGMGVYEDKVAKCRGKSQTIWHNLKDKKSVGIIKEEPEKGLLYVAKPKGVIAAITPTTNPVVTPMCNAMFALKGRNVIIVAPHPRSKKCSAHTVNLMRNELKKLGAPEDLIQVIEEPTMELTQELMKAADVVVATGGMGLVKAAYASGKPAYGVGAGNVQVIVDRGYDYDQAAKDVIAGRKFDNGIICSGEQCIIAPKEDHVAVMAAFERNGAYYIQDEPTVDKFRKVMFPEGKINSALVGKSVQYIADAAGVSVPENTKIIVLKPQGRGTADLLCKEKMFPIMITLPYDTFEEAVEIANTNLLYEGAGHTAAIHSHNEEHIRHAGAVLPISRLVVNQPSSTGAGGSFYNGFNPTTTLGCGSWGNNSISENLNYEHLINVSRIGFFMKDITIPTAKEIWG; this comes from the coding sequence ATGGAAGGAACTATAGACATTTTGATGGCGAAGGCCAAGGCGGCGCAGAGCGCCATTGAGGATTACACGCAGGAAGAGATCGATCAATTAGTAAGGGTCATTGGCCAGGTGGTCTATGACAATGCCGAAATGCTGGCGAGAGAAGCGGTAGACGAAACCGGGATGGGTGTCTATGAAGACAAAGTAGCTAAATGCCGGGGTAAATCGCAAACTATCTGGCACAACCTGAAGGATAAGAAATCAGTAGGCATTATTAAAGAGGAACCGGAAAAAGGTTTGCTTTATGTGGCGAAGCCTAAAGGCGTTATTGCTGCGATTACTCCAACCACCAACCCGGTTGTTACGCCTATGTGCAATGCCATGTTTGCCTTAAAGGGCCGGAATGTTATCATCGTGGCACCCCATCCCCGCTCGAAAAAATGTTCCGCTCATACGGTGAATTTAATGCGGAACGAGCTGAAAAAACTGGGTGCTCCGGAAGATTTGATCCAGGTGATTGAGGAGCCGACGATGGAGTTGACCCAGGAATTAATGAAGGCTGCCGACGTGGTGGTTGCCACCGGCGGTATGGGTCTGGTCAAAGCTGCTTATGCCAGCGGTAAACCGGCCTACGGCGTGGGCGCCGGCAATGTGCAGGTTATCGTCGACCGCGGTTATGATTATGATCAGGCGGCTAAGGATGTTATTGCGGGCCGTAAATTTGACAATGGGATTATTTGCTCCGGTGAACAATGCATTATTGCGCCGAAGGAAGATCATGTAGCTGTTATGGCCGCTTTTGAACGCAACGGCGCTTACTATATTCAGGATGAACCCACCGTTGATAAGTTTAGAAAAGTCATGTTCCCCGAAGGAAAAATCAATTCGGCGCTGGTTGGCAAGTCGGTGCAGTACATTGCTGATGCTGCCGGAGTCAGCGTGCCGGAAAATACGAAGATTATCGTTTTGAAACCGCAGGGACGGGGTACGGCAGATTTATTATGCAAGGAAAAAATGTTCCCCATTATGATCACCCTGCCCTACGATACCTTTGAAGAAGCGGTTGAAATCGCCAATACCAATCTGCTTTATGAGGGAGCCGGTCATACGGCGGCCATTCATTCCCATAATGAAGAGCATATCCGCCATGCCGGAGCTGTGCTGCCGATCAGCCGCCTGGTAGTCAATCAACCGTCTTCCACCGGTGCCGGCGGCAGCTTCTATAACGGCTTTAACCCGACGACCACATTGGGCTGCGGTTCCTGGGGCAATAACAGCATCTCTGAAAACCTGAACTATGAGCATTTGATTAATGTATCCCGTATCGGCTTTTTCATGAAAGATATTACCATTCCCACGGCCAAAGAAATCTGGGGCTAA
- a CDS encoding 4-hydroxybutyrate dehydrogenase: protein MVPFRLVPRIALHSSFAEFIKEFQLSGEDLIVTNEFIQTGVKPADLAARVVFQERFGTGEPSNVMMDSIFQEARRQPYKRVIAVGGGTVIDVAKLLALGGGGSTVDYFEGRIPVEKARELIIIPTTCGTGSEVTNIAIMEIREQKTKKGLATDAIFADYAVLIPELLASLPYQVFATSSIDALIHATESFVAPGSNPLTELYAIQAIAMILQGYKTIAAGGKDARRELMGDFLLASTYAGIAFGNTGVGAVHALSYPLGGVYHVPHGEANQQMFTTIFRAYKEIKPQGKIEALEEILSYNLGVPAREVWPSFDSLLEAILPRKPLKAYGMREEDITLFTDSVIKNQQRLLKNNYVPLSREQMIAIYTELY from the coding sequence ATGGTACCTTTTAGACTGGTTCCCCGTATCGCATTGCATTCGAGCTTTGCGGAATTTATTAAGGAATTTCAGCTTAGTGGAGAGGACTTAATTGTTACTAACGAATTTATTCAGACCGGCGTGAAACCGGCCGATTTGGCGGCCCGGGTTGTTTTTCAGGAACGGTTTGGTACAGGCGAACCTTCCAATGTGATGATGGACAGCATCTTTCAGGAAGCGCGTCGCCAGCCTTATAAACGGGTCATAGCCGTAGGCGGCGGTACGGTCATCGATGTGGCCAAGCTGTTGGCTTTGGGCGGCGGCGGCAGCACGGTGGATTATTTTGAAGGACGCATCCCGGTGGAAAAAGCCAGGGAACTGATTATTATCCCGACAACCTGCGGGACCGGCAGTGAAGTAACCAACATTGCCATTATGGAGATCAGAGAACAGAAAACCAAGAAAGGTCTGGCGACAGATGCGATTTTCGCCGACTATGCCGTTTTAATTCCGGAGCTCTTAGCGAGCCTGCCTTATCAGGTATTTGCCACCAGCTCGATCGACGCCCTGATTCACGCTACGGAATCGTTTGTGGCACCGGGATCAAATCCTCTGACCGAATTATATGCCATACAGGCCATTGCCATGATTCTGCAGGGGTATAAAACCATTGCTGCGGGAGGGAAGGACGCTCGGCGGGAGCTTATGGGCGACTTCCTGCTGGCCAGCACCTATGCCGGTATCGCCTTCGGCAATACCGGGGTTGGGGCGGTGCATGCCTTGTCCTATCCGCTGGGCGGCGTATATCACGTACCCCATGGCGAAGCCAATCAGCAGATGTTTACCACCATCTTCCGGGCCTATAAAGAGATCAAGCCCCAGGGCAAAATCGAAGCCTTGGAAGAAATCCTGTCGTACAACTTAGGAGTTCCTGCACGCGAAGTATGGCCGTCCTTTGACAGCCTGCTGGAGGCTATCCTGCCCAGAAAACCGCTCAAAGCATACGGTATGAGAGAGGAAGACATCACACTCTTTACCGACAGTGTCATAAAAAATCAGCAGCGGTTATTGAAAAACAATTATGTTCCTTTGTCCAGAGAGCAGATGATCGCCATTTACACCGAGTTGTACTAG
- a CDS encoding 4-hydroxyphenylacetate 3-hydroxylase family protein, with protein MALKTPEQYEESLRKLKLKVYLQGELVENPVDHPIIRPSMNSVKKTYELAQKPEYADLMTAVSHLTGEKVNRFCHLHQSTGDLVNKVKMQRLLGQQTAACFQRCVGMDAINAVDSVTFEMDQKLGTDYHERFNQFLLKMQQEDWTVDGAMTDPKGDRSLSPSKQADPDLYVHVVEKRQDGIVVRGAKAHQTGAINSHWILVMPTIAMGKDDADYALSFAAPADAEGIFYIYGRQSCDTRKLEGGKIDVGNREFGGHEALMVFDDVFVPWENVFMCGETEFSGLLVERFAGYHRQSYGGCKVGVGDVLIGAAAVAAEYNGAAKASHVKDKLIEMTHLNETLYACGIACSAEGHKTASGNYLINLLLANVCKQNVTRYPYEIARLAEDIAGGLMVTMPSEKDLHNPEIGKVVEKYFKGVSDVPMEQRMRILRLVENLTLGTAAVGYRTESMHGAGSPQAQRIMIARQGNLEQKKQLAKAIAGITQDKAN; from the coding sequence ATGGCGTTGAAAACACCGGAACAGTACGAGGAAAGTTTGCGTAAACTTAAACTTAAGGTATATCTGCAGGGAGAATTGGTGGAGAATCCGGTAGATCATCCAATTATCCGGCCGTCAATGAATTCGGTGAAAAAAACCTACGAACTTGCCCAGAAGCCGGAATATGCCGATCTGATGACGGCTGTATCACATTTGACGGGAGAAAAGGTCAACCGTTTTTGCCATTTGCATCAAAGTACCGGAGACTTGGTGAATAAAGTGAAGATGCAGCGTCTGCTGGGCCAGCAGACTGCGGCTTGCTTCCAGCGATGTGTGGGGATGGACGCGATCAATGCCGTGGACAGTGTGACCTTTGAGATGGACCAAAAATTAGGTACTGACTATCATGAACGGTTTAATCAGTTCTTGTTGAAAATGCAGCAGGAGGACTGGACGGTTGACGGGGCCATGACCGATCCCAAGGGTGACCGGAGTCTGTCCCCCAGTAAACAGGCCGATCCCGATCTCTATGTTCATGTTGTGGAAAAGCGTCAGGATGGCATTGTGGTACGCGGTGCCAAGGCACATCAAACAGGCGCGATCAATTCTCACTGGATTTTGGTTATGCCGACCATCGCCATGGGTAAGGACGACGCCGACTATGCGCTTTCCTTTGCCGCACCGGCTGATGCGGAAGGTATCTTTTATATCTATGGCCGCCAGTCCTGTGATACGCGGAAACTGGAAGGCGGCAAGATTGATGTAGGCAACCGTGAATTTGGCGGCCATGAAGCGTTGATGGTGTTTGATGATGTGTTTGTTCCCTGGGAAAACGTGTTCATGTGCGGTGAAACTGAATTTAGCGGTCTGTTGGTCGAGCGGTTTGCCGGTTACCACCGTCAAAGCTATGGCGGCTGTAAGGTTGGCGTAGGTGACGTCCTGATTGGGGCCGCCGCCGTGGCTGCCGAATATAACGGCGCGGCTAAAGCTTCCCATGTAAAAGATAAGCTGATTGAAATGACCCATTTGAATGAAACCTTATATGCCTGCGGCATTGCCTGCTCGGCGGAAGGCCATAAGACGGCATCAGGCAATTATCTGATCAACTTGCTGCTGGCCAATGTCTGTAAGCAGAATGTTACCCGCTATCCTTACGAAATCGCCAGACTGGCTGAAGACATTGCCGGCGGTCTGATGGTTACCATGCCGTCGGAAAAAGATTTGCATAATCCTGAAATTGGCAAAGTAGTGGAGAAATACTTTAAGGGTGTGTCTGATGTGCCGATGGAGCAGCGGATGCGGATTTTGCGTCTGGTGGAAAACCTTACCCTGGGCACGGCGGCGGTCGGCTACCGGACGGAATCGATGCATGGAGCCGGTTCACCCCAGGCTCAGCGCATCATGATTGCCCGCCAGGGTAATCTGGAGCAGAAAAAACAACTGGCTAAAGCCATCGCGGGAATTACTCAGGACAAGGCTAACTGA
- a CDS encoding NifU family protein produces MSENALEDKLKQIMDEKVRPLLAAHQGNIQVVDVKAGIVTVRLTGACATCPGSRSTVADIVETQIKEALPEIKKVVLVEQSVSSELIAEALRLLRHER; encoded by the coding sequence ATGAGTGAGAACGCTCTGGAGGATAAACTAAAGCAAATTATGGATGAAAAAGTTCGTCCTTTATTGGCCGCTCACCAAGGGAATATCCAGGTAGTGGATGTTAAAGCTGGCATCGTAACCGTAAGACTGACCGGGGCTTGTGCAACATGCCCCGGTTCCCGGTCTACGGTGGCCGATATCGTGGAAACGCAGATAAAAGAAGCCCTGCCGGAAATAAAGAAGGTCGTGCTGGTGGAGCAGTCGGTTAGTTCTGAACTGATTGCCGAGGCCTTACGGCTGCTGAGACATGAACGGTGA
- a CDS encoding acetyl-CoA hydrolase/transferase family protein, whose translation MKTWQETYKNKIMSPRQAVQAVKNGDRIVVGHACGEPTVLVEALTERAPELADVEIVHMVAMGDAPYARPGMENNFRHNALFVGKSTRKAVEEQRADYTPCFFSEIPRLFKNNILPVDVVLLQVTPPDAEGYCSYGISADYTVAGAECAKTVIAQVNSRLPRTGGARLHIRDIDIVVAQDAELIELPPPVIGEVEKRIGEQIASLVSDGATLQLGIGAIPDAVLLFLGNKKELGIHSEMFSDGVVALAEAGVITNRQKTLNPGKFIATFLMGTRKLYDFVHNNPAVELHPADYTNDPFVIAQHDRMISINSALQVDLMGQVNAEMIGSRQFSGIGGQIDFIRGAGRSKQGISIIALPATAAGGKISRIACALDEGAAVSTSRNDVHYVVTEYGMADLRGKTLRQRAAALIAIAHPDFRAALTEQAKQKKLL comes from the coding sequence ATGAAAACCTGGCAGGAAACGTATAAAAATAAAATTATGTCACCCCGGCAGGCAGTGCAGGCGGTTAAAAACGGTGACAGGATTGTGGTCGGTCATGCCTGCGGTGAGCCGACGGTATTGGTCGAGGCGCTCACCGAACGGGCGCCGGAATTGGCAGACGTGGAAATTGTTCACATGGTGGCGATGGGCGATGCTCCTTATGCCCGACCGGGCATGGAAAATAATTTCCGCCATAATGCCCTGTTTGTCGGAAAATCAACCAGAAAGGCTGTGGAAGAGCAGCGGGCCGACTATACTCCCTGCTTTTTTTCTGAAATACCGCGGCTGTTTAAGAATAATATTCTGCCTGTTGATGTAGTCCTGCTGCAAGTAACGCCGCCTGATGCAGAAGGTTATTGCAGCTACGGGATTTCCGCCGACTATACGGTAGCAGGAGCGGAATGCGCTAAAACGGTCATTGCCCAGGTTAACAGCCGGCTGCCCCGCACCGGCGGAGCCAGACTTCATATTCGTGATATTGATATTGTGGTGGCACAGGATGCGGAGCTGATTGAACTGCCGCCGCCGGTCATTGGCGAGGTGGAAAAAAGAATCGGTGAGCAAATTGCCAGTCTGGTATCGGATGGAGCGACGCTGCAATTGGGTATTGGCGCGATTCCTGATGCTGTTTTACTGTTTCTGGGCAATAAGAAGGAGCTGGGCATCCATTCCGAAATGTTTTCCGACGGTGTCGTGGCGCTGGCGGAAGCCGGAGTGATCACCAACCGGCAAAAGACCCTTAATCCCGGAAAATTCATTGCCACCTTTCTGATGGGAACGAGAAAGCTCTATGATTTTGTGCATAACAATCCGGCGGTGGAACTCCACCCTGCCGATTATACCAATGATCCCTTTGTCATTGCCCAGCATGACCGGATGATCTCCATTAATTCCGCTTTGCAGGTAGATCTGATGGGCCAGGTCAATGCGGAGATGATCGGCAGCAGGCAGTTTAGCGGTATTGGCGGTCAGATTGACTTTATCCGCGGCGCCGGTCGTTCCAAACAGGGTATCTCGATTATTGCATTGCCGGCGACGGCTGCCGGCGGGAAAATATCCCGCATTGCCTGTGCGCTGGATGAGGGAGCTGCCGTATCCACTTCGCGTAATGATGTGCACTATGTTGTTACCGAATACGGCATGGCCG